In Candidatus Omnitrophota bacterium, the genomic window GGGAAATGTTTAAAAGACCTTTTTATATCGCGGTTATAACAACAGGTTTTTGCCTCGGGCTTTGTTGTTATTTGAAGGCGCAGCGGCCTGTGCAGGAGGAGCCTTCGGATATGCCGGATCTTATAGAAGGCGTAAATCAGATCGAGATCAAGCTGGGCAGCCTTTCCCAGGATGTGGCGAACGCCAACAGGGAGATATCGAACAAACTCGACCAGGTCCTCGATAACCAGGATAAAATATTCAAGGAATTGGAGATAGTAAAGGTAAGGGCTTCTCGAAAGCATTAATAATATATGGATCATTTAAAGACAGAAGAAGAAAAGGCAAGCGCAGCGCAGGCTGAGGCATATTCCCGAAAGTTCTTCCTGAAAGGGATGATCGGCGCTTTGATATTTCCTCAAAATGTGATCGGCATCGATATCGGGTCCGGTTATATAAAGATGATCCAACTGCATAAAGAAGGGAACAGCTATGCGGCCCGAAATTGCATGGTCAAGGCATTCCCGCCGGAAGTGCGGGATAACCACGCTGAAAGGATAAAATCCGGACAGGCGTTCATCAGGGATTTTATGGCCGAGTCCTGTATAAAGAATCCCGAAGGCCGGCTGGCCATATATGGTAAGGGTGTGTTTATATTTTCCCTGACTGTGCCTAATCTGAACCGCAATGATTTAAAAGGCGCTGTGGGAATAGAGTTGAAGAAGCGACTTCCTTTTCAACTGGATATGAACAACGTGGCTTTTGATTTTTTTGTCACCGGACAGGTGCGGGAGGAAAAAGGCACGTTTCTGCAGGTGACCTGTATAGCCGCCGACCGTATCTATATAGACGATAATGTCCGGATGCTCAAGGGTCTAAATATCCGGCCTATAGGCATATACGCCATCCCGGACGCTTTGGGGCAGTTGCTGCCTTATTGTTTGCCTGAGTTTACTCGGGAGACCGTTTGCCTCCTGGATATCGGAGCGAACACTTCTCTATTGAACTTTTATAAAGGAAGCGGTCTGGTATTTTCCCGTGAGATCCCGGTAGGCGGAGAGCAGCTGAGCCTTGCTTTGGCAAAGACAATAACTATAGGAGATACGAATATCTCCATAAGCAAAGATGACGCGGAGAAACTTAAACGCAACTGCGGTATCCCTCTTGATGAAGAGGCTAAAGCGGAATTTATGACGGATTTCGGCGTCTTGCGCGGAGAGCAGATCTCGGCGATGCTGCGCCCTGTTTTGGAAAAGCTGATTATGGAGATATCGCGGACCTTCAGTTACTATTCTAAAACCTTCAAGGCTGAGAATATCAGCGAGCTTTTTCTTACCGGGGGCAGTTCCCGGATTAGGAATATAGATAAGTTCCTATTGTTCAACCTGGAGGCGCTTAAGCGCGTGGAGCCTTTGAATATACTGAAGGCTGTAAATGGATGGGCGGACAAGGGTCTGTTGAAGAACGAACTAGTTATGGAGCAGGCGGCCTTCCATCTGTCGGTGGCTCTGGGGCTTTGCCTGGAAAGCGGCGGCAATGTTAATCTCCTGCCGGCGCGGGAAAAGCTGGAACATAAGGCGTTGATCCTGTCGAATGTGTTAAGAATAACTTTTCCGTTGATCCTGGGCATGAGCCTGTTGCTATACGCTTTCAGCTATTTTACCGCCCGGAAATATAAGGTATTTTCCGCCCAGTTGGATGCGCAGATCAGCCGCCTGGAACCTGCAGCCAGCCAGGTGAAACAATACCGCCGGATAAAGGCGGGATTTGAGCAAAGACAGGATGCCTTGGAGCAGGCGAAGGGCAGACAACCTTACTGGTGGGGAGTGTTGAAAGAGATCGGCAATATTACTCCCAAAGAGGCTGTCCTGACCAGGATCTCCAGCGGCCTTGCGAAAGACCCGAAAGAGATACGCCTGTTTGGTAAGATCTACGCGAAATACACGATAGTGGATATTGCGCTCTCTCAATACATTATGGCCCTGGAGGAGTCCCCGTATTTCTCGCGGGTGGAGGTGGTTTCCAGCAAAAATGATATGTATTCGCCTATGCCGGCAGCGGATTTCGAAATAGCCTGCCAGCTTAATTATTAAGATGCCTAAAAATACCCGATCTAACATTTCTTATGTTTTTGTTTTTCCTGCCCTGGTGGTCTTTGTCCTGGTCTGTGTTTATATCGGTTTGGGTTTGCCGGCCGCCAGGTATGTTGACCGTGCCAGGGCGGAATTGAAGAACAAGCAGGAAACCCTCCTGGAATCACAGGAATTGATCCGCGGGCTGCCTGATCCCCGGAAAGCGATACAGGTGATGGAAGAGAAGGTCCGGGAATTCAAAGATATGGGGTTAAGCAAGAAACAATTGCCGCGGCTTATCCAACTCTTAGGCAAATCCGCCGTGGAACTGAATATTAACGTTATATCGATCAGGCAGCGCGACGATATGAGGCCTTCGGAAAACAGCTTGCCTGCGGGCGTCAGCAAGGTTTATATGGAGGTGGTATTGAACTGCGGTTATCAGCCTTTGGCGGAGTATATAAAAGCAGTGGGAGAATTGCCTGCCGCATTCTCTCTGGAATCGCTGTCGGTAGATAAAAAAAACGATGAACACAGAGGCTTCGGAAAGAACGATATCCCGGAGCCCGGTATTCAGGCCACGCTGCTTTTAAGCACCTATATGGTTTGGGAGTTATGAATGAATAAGGAGAAAAAAGAACTTGCGGTTATTGCCGCTGGTGTGATAATCCTATTAATAGTATTCATTGGGAATATGAAAGGAAAATCCGCCAGGAAGACAGGGGGAACCGGTAAAACGTCCGGCAGGGCGGATTCTGTAAGGCCTGGCGGCAATGCCCCGGCAAAACCGGCGTATTTTAATGAAAAGGATCTGCAGGCGCAGACGGAGCGCGCAAGGACCCCTTGGGGCAGGGATCCTTTTGTGGCTGAGCTTGACCGGGCTGCCAATATATCCGAACTTAGGCTTCAGGGTATATCTTACGGCACGGATAGGGCCGGGTTCGCTTTTATCAACGATGAGATCGTCAAAAAAGGCGGCAAGATCGGGGATTACGAAGTGTCCGAGGTCTTGAAAGACAGGGTTTTGGTTAAAAAAGGGGCGCAAAGTTTTTATCTTACTTTCGCGGAAGAATGAATTTATGTCGCCGGGTTTATAGTGGATCAATACCAAAACGGCTGGTTTTATATGCCGCGGCAGTATAAAAAACGGGGTTTAAAAGATGAGACTTAAAGTGTTTATCTTAGGAATAAGCCTATGCGTCAATATGGCGGTATTCCCTGTTTGCGCTTTATGCGGACAACAGGCCGCAGATGCGATGGTAATTGAGGCGCTGGAATTCCGCGAGGTGGATATAAAAGACATACTGCGGCAGTTGGCAAAACAATATAACCTGAATATCGTGTTTTCCGAATCGGTAAAAGGCCTGGTTACGGTCCAACTTAACCATGTTACGGTGGAGCAGGCTCTGGATTCCGTGATAACCGTGAATAACTTCGCCTATACCCAAAAAGGCAATGTCTATAAGGTTACCACCCAGGAAGAGGCGCAACGCGAAGGCAAACAGACAAAATTATTCAAACTGAACAACGCTGACGCGATGAAGCTTAAAGAAACATTAGCCAAGGTCCTGGGCTCGGATGGTTCGATCGAGGCGGATAGCCGGTCCAATGCCATCGTGGTAACGGACTCTCTGATGGTGATAAATAAAATAGAAAGCATGCTTCCTTCGCTGGATGAGGCTACCCCGCAGGTATTGATCGAGGCTAAGCTTATCGAGACGTCGCTTACCAATACCGAGAA contains:
- the pilO gene encoding type 4a pilus biogenesis protein PilO, with the protein product MPKNTRSNISYVFVFPALVVFVLVCVYIGLGLPAARYVDRARAELKNKQETLLESQELIRGLPDPRKAIQVMEEKVREFKDMGLSKKQLPRLIQLLGKSAVELNINVISIRQRDDMRPSENSLPAGVSKVYMEVVLNCGYQPLAEYIKAVGELPAAFSLESLSVDKKNDEHRGFGKNDIPEPGIQATLLLSTYMVWEL
- the pilM gene encoding pilus assembly protein PilM; this encodes MDHLKTEEEKASAAQAEAYSRKFFLKGMIGALIFPQNVIGIDIGSGYIKMIQLHKEGNSYAARNCMVKAFPPEVRDNHAERIKSGQAFIRDFMAESCIKNPEGRLAIYGKGVFIFSLTVPNLNRNDLKGAVGIELKKRLPFQLDMNNVAFDFFVTGQVREEKGTFLQVTCIAADRIYIDDNVRMLKGLNIRPIGIYAIPDALGQLLPYCLPEFTRETVCLLDIGANTSLLNFYKGSGLVFSREIPVGGEQLSLALAKTITIGDTNISISKDDAEKLKRNCGIPLDEEAKAEFMTDFGVLRGEQISAMLRPVLEKLIMEISRTFSYYSKTFKAENISELFLTGGSSRIRNIDKFLLFNLEALKRVEPLNILKAVNGWADKGLLKNELVMEQAAFHLSVALGLCLESGGNVNLLPAREKLEHKALILSNVLRITFPLILGMSLLLYAFSYFTARKYKVFSAQLDAQISRLEPAASQVKQYRRIKAGFEQRQDALEQAKGRQPYWWGVLKEIGNITPKEAVLTRISSGLAKDPKEIRLFGKIYAKYTIVDIALSQYIMALEESPYFSRVEVVSSKNDMYSPMPAADFEIACQLNY